One region of Rana temporaria chromosome 9, aRanTem1.1, whole genome shotgun sequence genomic DNA includes:
- the LOC120913098 gene encoding mucin-2-like, which produces MAAAARIAFFWAAAFVLLARSCRSLETGEGNVTEPSSYNTTTAGLPTTTVPTYNTSATGLPTINTAAAIGPTSNGTDNVTDPGPREATSTPNYRERVIRGPDTILTTTYPPTNPPTVLPTRPPTNPPTVLPTHRPTNPPTVLPTHPPTNPPTHPPTDPPIIPPTDRPTSPPIIPPTVLPTRHPTIPPTERPTSPPTIPPIIPPTDRPTNPPTPPPDTTGVPESSATPKEKYITSATAAVTTATTAEILLSSKSQSTTLQTIEVTTSPGNNGTSAMADMSWTQFNIIILAVILIVVVLLMGFVGGVYVYREYRNRKLNAPFWTIELKEDNISFSSYHDSIPNADVSGLLEDNASEITPNGQLSLTAPIHSYKP; this is translated from the exons ATGGCCGCCGCGGCCCGGATCGCGTTCTTCTGGGCAGCCGCCTTCGTGTTATTAGCACGGAGCTGCCGGAGCCTGGAGACGGGGGAGGGGAACGTCACCGAGCCGTCCTCCTACAACACAACCACCGCCGGCCTACCGACCACCACCGTACCGACCTACAACACCTCCGCCACCGGTCTACCGACCATCAACACCGCCGCCGCCATCGGACCGACCTCTAACGGCACCGACAATGTCACCGATCCGGGACCCAGAGAGGCGACCAGCACCCCGAACTACCGGGAGAGGGTGATCCGGGGACCCGACACCATCCTGACCACCACCTACCCCCCGACCAACCCACCCACCGTCCTACCTACTCGCCCCCCGACCAACCCACCTACCGTCCTACCTACACATCGCCCGACCAACCCACCCACCGTCCTACCTACTCACCCACCGACCAACCCACCTACTCACCCACCCACCGACCCCCCGATCATCCCACCCACTGATCGACCAACGTCTCCCCCGATCATCCCACCTACTGTCCTACCTACCCGTCACCCGACCATCCCACCCACTGAGCGACCGACATCTCCCCCCACCATCCCCCCGATCATCCCACCAACCGATCGGCCGACCAACCCCCCAACACCGCCGCCTGACACCACCGGAG TTCCAGAAAGCTCTGCGACCCCCAAGGAGAAATACATCACAAGCGCAACTGCTGCCGTCACAACGGCCACAACGGCGGAGATTCTTTTATCCAGCAAAAGTCAGTCTACAACATTACAGACTATTGAGGTGACCACGTCCCCCGGTAATAACGGTACCTCCGCCATGGCGGACATGTCCTGGACTCAGTTCAACATCATCATCCTGGCGGTGATTTTAATCGTGGTGGTCCTGCTCATGGGATTCGTAGGCGGCGTGTACGTCTATAGGGAGTATCGGAACCGCAAGCTCAACGCTCCCTTTTGGACCATCGAGCTGAAGGAGGACAACATCAGTTTCAGCAGTTACCATGACAGCATTCCCAACGCCGACGTCTCCGGCCTCCTGGAGGACAACGCCAGCGAGATCACCCCCAACGGCCAACTCTCGCTGACCGCCCCCATCCACAGCTATAAACCCTGA